In one window of Macrobrachium rosenbergii isolate ZJJX-2024 chromosome 11, ASM4041242v1, whole genome shotgun sequence DNA:
- the GABA-B-R1 gene encoding gamma-aminobutyric acid type B receptor subunit 1 isoform X2, with product MKVSVIAWIWTLAVTFIAGVIGGGERLLNIGGIFPIMGSGGWQGGQACQPAAMLALEDVNKRPDLLPGYKLHLAWNDSLCEPGLGAAVMYDLLYNPPTKLMLLGGCSTVCTTIAEAAKMWNLVVLSYGSSSPALADRNRFPTFFRTHPSATVHNPTRIKVMQKYGWSRVAIIQQAEEVFISTVEDLEVRCKEAGIEIVTRQSFLTDPTDAVRNLKRQDARIIVGLFYVVAARRVLCEIYKNNLYGKSYVWFFIGWYEDGWYEQHLEEEGLNCSRQEMRQAAEGHLTTEALMWNKDKEKTISGMTAGDFRLRLNQALIDQGYENQSTPVGYQEAPLAYDAIWSVALALNKTMETLKAIGRSIEEFTYTNKFIADELYKAMNATQFLGVSGRVAFSTDGDRIAWTQVEQMVEGRYVKLGYFDVQTDNLTWFNKEQWIAGKVPQDRTIVRRQLRTVSLGLFISMCTISAVGTIWALFLLIFTFIHRHRRSIHLAHPACNNITLVGIIVCLSSIVLLGLDGQFVSEEQFPAICGLRAWCLSLGFTLAYGAMFSKIWRVHRLTTKTKIENKRVEPWKLYVMVGSFVVVDIIVLSVWQGVDPLQRTLEVFPLEVPKDTVEDIKIKPELEHCESKHNTLWLGLLYGYKGLLLIFGLFLAYETRSVKLKQINDSRLVGMSIYNVVVLCLITAPVTLVISAQQDAAFAFVSLAIIFCCFLSMALVFVPKIVEVVRHPGERVESTGDSAPSKEEEERYQKLMQENEDMQRLIAEKEEKIRLLKLKLQERAAIRAREQASENHVLTGEEPIQMRLRPGHIDSNSDKQPLFSADIELCYSTGGRPAVRIVSPQAPNVDAAMVPRINFDVSESYL from the exons ATGAAG GTCTCGGTAATAGCATGGATCTGGACGCTGGCGGTGACATTCATAGCGGGAGTCATCGGAGGCGGCGAGCGACTCTTAAACATCGGTGGCATTTTCCCCATCATGGGCTCCGGAGGATGGCAGGGAGGGCAG GCTTGTCAACCGGCCGCCATGTTGGCCTTAGAAGACGTAAACAAACGCCCCGACCTCCTTCCTGGATATAAATTGCATCTGGCCTGGAACGACTCTCTG TGCGAACCTGGCCTAGGAGCAGCTGTTATGTACGACCTATTGTACAATCCTCCCACTAAACTGATGCTTCTTGGAGGATGTTCCACTGTGTGCACGACCATAGCAGAAGCAGCCAAGATGTGGAACCTTGTTGTG CTGTCGTATGGGTCCAGTTCACCTGCTCTGGCCGACCGAAACCGCTTCCCGACCTTCTTCCGAACGCACCCCTCAGCCACCGTTCACAATCCGACTCGAATTAAAGTGATGCAGAAATATGGTTGGTCCCGCGTTGCTATTATACAGCAGGCAGAAGAAGTCTTCATTTCG ACGGTGGAAGACCTCGAAGTCCGTTGCAAGGAGGCGGGAATCGAGATTGTAACTCGCCAGAGCTTTCTGACAGATCCCACAGACGCCGTCAGAAACCTTAAACGTCAGGATGCCAGAATTATCGTCGGCCTCTTCTACGTGGTGGCTGCTAGGCGCGTCTTGTGCGAGATCTACAAGAACAATCTCTACGGAAAGAGCTACGTCTGGTTCTTCATTG GGTGGTACGAAGACGGCTGGTACGAGCAGCACCTGGAGGAGGAGGGACTCAATTGCTCTCGGCAGGAGATGCGGCAGGCAGCCGAAGGACACCTCACGACAGAGGCTCTCATGTGGAACAAGGATAAAGAGAAGACTATTTCCGGCATG actgCAGGAGACTTCCGCCTTAGGCTTAACCAGGCCTTGATCGACCAGGGTTACGAAAATCAAAGTACACCTGTAGGATATCAG GAAGCACCTCTGGCTTATGACGCCATCTGGAGCGTGGCTTTAGCACTGAACAAGACGATGGAGACGTTGAAAGCCATAGGGAGGTCTATAGAAGAGTTTACTTATACGAATAAATTCATAGCGGACGAGCTCTACAAGGCCATGAATGCCACCCAGTTCCTAGGTGTTTCT GGTCGAGTGGCTTTTAGCACCGACGGTGACAGAATCGCCTGGACGCAGGTCGAACAGATGGTCGAGGGTCGATACGTCAAGCTGGGCTATTTCGACGTTCAGACGGATAACCTGACTTGGTTCAATAAGGAGCAATGGATCG CCGGGAAGGTCCCTCAAGACCGCACCATAGTCAGACGCCAGCTGCGCACTGTATCACTGGGACTCTTCATAAGCATGTGCACTATAAGCGCTGTTGGAACCATATGGGCCCTCTTTCTGCTCATATTCACCTTCATTCACAGGCACCGAAG ATCCATCCATCTCGCCCACCCTGCCTGTAATAACATCACTCTGGTGGGCATCATCGTGTGCCTGAGCTCCATAGTTCTCCTGGGACTCGATGGTCAGTTCGTGAGCGAGGAGCAATTTCCCGCCATTTGCGGACTCCGAGCCTGGTGTCTGTCACTCGGGTTCACTCTGGCCTACGGTGCCATGTTTTCGAAGATTTGGCGCGTGCACAGACTCACGACCAAAACCAAGATCGAAAACAAG CGTGTTGAGCCCTGGAAACTCTACGTCATGGTGGGAAGTTTCGTTGTCGTGGACATCATAGTTCTCAGCGTGTGGCAGGGAGTGGACCCCTTGCAGAGGACCCTCGAAGTGTTCCCCCTGGAGGTACCGAAGGACACCGTGGAGGACATCAAGATCAAACCTGAACTGGAACACTGTGAGAGTAAACATAATACCCTCTGGCTAG GTCTTCTTTATGGATACAAGGGCCTCCTGttgattttcgggcttttcctgGCTTATGAAACTCGCAGCGTTAAGCTTAAGCAAATCAACGATTCCAGGCTG GTTGGAATGAGCATCTATAATGTGGTAGTGTTGTGCCTGATCACAGCACCTGTAACCCTGGTCATCTCGGCTCAACAAGACGCTGCGTTCGCTTTTGTTTCATTGGCCATCATCTTCTGTTGCTTCCTGTCCATGGCCCTTGTCTTTGTCCCAAAG ATCGTGGAAGTTGTTCGCCATCCCGGAGAACGCGTGGAGTCTACAGGTGACAGTGCCCCaagcaaagaagaggaagaacgtTATCAGAAACTCATGCAGGAAAACGAAGATATGCAGCGTCTGATAGCAGAG aaagaagagaagatCCGTCTCCTAAAACTGAAACTCCAAGAGCGAGCCGCCATCAGAGCACGAGAGCAAGCATCCGAAAATCACGTCCTGACCGGGGAGGAACCAATACAGATGCGCCTCAGGCCAG GCCATATCGACTCCAACAGTGACAAACAGCCTCTCTTCAGCGCTGATATTGAATTATGTTATAGTA
- the GABA-B-R1 gene encoding gamma-aminobutyric acid type B receptor subunit 1 isoform X1 yields MKVSVIAWIWTLAVTFIAGVIGGGERLLNIGGIFPIMGSGGWQGGQACQPAAMLALEDVNKRPDLLPGYKLHLAWNDSLCEPGLGAAVMYDLLYNPPTKLMLLGGCSTVCTTIAEAAKMWNLVVLSYGSSSPALADRNRFPTFFRTHPSATVHNPTRIKVMQKYGWSRVAIIQQAEEVFISTVEDLEVRCKEAGIEIVTRQSFLTDPTDAVRNLKRQDARIIVGLFYVVAARRVLCEIYKNNLYGKSYVWFFIGWYEDGWYEQHLEEEGLNCSRQEMRQAAEGHLTTEALMWNKDKEKTISGMTAGDFRLRLNQALIDQGYENQSTPVGYQEAPLAYDAIWSVALALNKTMETLKAIGRSIEEFTYTNKFIADELYKAMNATQFLGVSGRVAFSTDGDRIAWTQVEQMVEGRYVKLGYFDVQTDNLTWFNKEQWIAGKVPQDRTIVRRQLRTVSLGLFISMCTISAVGTIWALFLLIFTFIHRHRRSIHLAHPACNNITLVGIIVCLSSIVLLGLDGQFVSEEQFPAICGLRAWCLSLGFTLAYGAMFSKIWRVHRLTTKTKIENKVRKRVEPWKLYVMVGSFVVVDIIVLSVWQGVDPLQRTLEVFPLEVPKDTVEDIKIKPELEHCESKHNTLWLGLLYGYKGLLLIFGLFLAYETRSVKLKQINDSRLVGMSIYNVVVLCLITAPVTLVISAQQDAAFAFVSLAIIFCCFLSMALVFVPKIVEVVRHPGERVESTGDSAPSKEEEERYQKLMQENEDMQRLIAEKEEKIRLLKLKLQERAAIRAREQASENHVLTGEEPIQMRLRPGHIDSNSDKQPLFSADIELCYSTGGRPAVRIVSPQAPNVDAAMVPRINFDVSESYL; encoded by the exons ATGAAG GTCTCGGTAATAGCATGGATCTGGACGCTGGCGGTGACATTCATAGCGGGAGTCATCGGAGGCGGCGAGCGACTCTTAAACATCGGTGGCATTTTCCCCATCATGGGCTCCGGAGGATGGCAGGGAGGGCAG GCTTGTCAACCGGCCGCCATGTTGGCCTTAGAAGACGTAAACAAACGCCCCGACCTCCTTCCTGGATATAAATTGCATCTGGCCTGGAACGACTCTCTG TGCGAACCTGGCCTAGGAGCAGCTGTTATGTACGACCTATTGTACAATCCTCCCACTAAACTGATGCTTCTTGGAGGATGTTCCACTGTGTGCACGACCATAGCAGAAGCAGCCAAGATGTGGAACCTTGTTGTG CTGTCGTATGGGTCCAGTTCACCTGCTCTGGCCGACCGAAACCGCTTCCCGACCTTCTTCCGAACGCACCCCTCAGCCACCGTTCACAATCCGACTCGAATTAAAGTGATGCAGAAATATGGTTGGTCCCGCGTTGCTATTATACAGCAGGCAGAAGAAGTCTTCATTTCG ACGGTGGAAGACCTCGAAGTCCGTTGCAAGGAGGCGGGAATCGAGATTGTAACTCGCCAGAGCTTTCTGACAGATCCCACAGACGCCGTCAGAAACCTTAAACGTCAGGATGCCAGAATTATCGTCGGCCTCTTCTACGTGGTGGCTGCTAGGCGCGTCTTGTGCGAGATCTACAAGAACAATCTCTACGGAAAGAGCTACGTCTGGTTCTTCATTG GGTGGTACGAAGACGGCTGGTACGAGCAGCACCTGGAGGAGGAGGGACTCAATTGCTCTCGGCAGGAGATGCGGCAGGCAGCCGAAGGACACCTCACGACAGAGGCTCTCATGTGGAACAAGGATAAAGAGAAGACTATTTCCGGCATG actgCAGGAGACTTCCGCCTTAGGCTTAACCAGGCCTTGATCGACCAGGGTTACGAAAATCAAAGTACACCTGTAGGATATCAG GAAGCACCTCTGGCTTATGACGCCATCTGGAGCGTGGCTTTAGCACTGAACAAGACGATGGAGACGTTGAAAGCCATAGGGAGGTCTATAGAAGAGTTTACTTATACGAATAAATTCATAGCGGACGAGCTCTACAAGGCCATGAATGCCACCCAGTTCCTAGGTGTTTCT GGTCGAGTGGCTTTTAGCACCGACGGTGACAGAATCGCCTGGACGCAGGTCGAACAGATGGTCGAGGGTCGATACGTCAAGCTGGGCTATTTCGACGTTCAGACGGATAACCTGACTTGGTTCAATAAGGAGCAATGGATCG CCGGGAAGGTCCCTCAAGACCGCACCATAGTCAGACGCCAGCTGCGCACTGTATCACTGGGACTCTTCATAAGCATGTGCACTATAAGCGCTGTTGGAACCATATGGGCCCTCTTTCTGCTCATATTCACCTTCATTCACAGGCACCGAAG ATCCATCCATCTCGCCCACCCTGCCTGTAATAACATCACTCTGGTGGGCATCATCGTGTGCCTGAGCTCCATAGTTCTCCTGGGACTCGATGGTCAGTTCGTGAGCGAGGAGCAATTTCCCGCCATTTGCGGACTCCGAGCCTGGTGTCTGTCACTCGGGTTCACTCTGGCCTACGGTGCCATGTTTTCGAAGATTTGGCGCGTGCACAGACTCACGACCAAAACCAAGATCGAAAACAAGGTACGGAAG CGTGTTGAGCCCTGGAAACTCTACGTCATGGTGGGAAGTTTCGTTGTCGTGGACATCATAGTTCTCAGCGTGTGGCAGGGAGTGGACCCCTTGCAGAGGACCCTCGAAGTGTTCCCCCTGGAGGTACCGAAGGACACCGTGGAGGACATCAAGATCAAACCTGAACTGGAACACTGTGAGAGTAAACATAATACCCTCTGGCTAG GTCTTCTTTATGGATACAAGGGCCTCCTGttgattttcgggcttttcctgGCTTATGAAACTCGCAGCGTTAAGCTTAAGCAAATCAACGATTCCAGGCTG GTTGGAATGAGCATCTATAATGTGGTAGTGTTGTGCCTGATCACAGCACCTGTAACCCTGGTCATCTCGGCTCAACAAGACGCTGCGTTCGCTTTTGTTTCATTGGCCATCATCTTCTGTTGCTTCCTGTCCATGGCCCTTGTCTTTGTCCCAAAG ATCGTGGAAGTTGTTCGCCATCCCGGAGAACGCGTGGAGTCTACAGGTGACAGTGCCCCaagcaaagaagaggaagaacgtTATCAGAAACTCATGCAGGAAAACGAAGATATGCAGCGTCTGATAGCAGAG aaagaagagaagatCCGTCTCCTAAAACTGAAACTCCAAGAGCGAGCCGCCATCAGAGCACGAGAGCAAGCATCCGAAAATCACGTCCTGACCGGGGAGGAACCAATACAGATGCGCCTCAGGCCAG GCCATATCGACTCCAACAGTGACAAACAGCCTCTCTTCAGCGCTGATATTGAATTATGTTATAGTA
- the GABA-B-R1 gene encoding gamma-aminobutyric acid type B receptor subunit 1 isoform X6 → MKVSVIAWIWTLAVTFIAGVIGGGERLLNIGGIFPIMGSGGWQGGQACQPAAMLALEDVNKRPDLLPGYKLHLAWNDSLCEPGLGAAVMYDLLYNPPTKLMLLGGCSTVCTTIAEAAKMWNLVVLSYGSSSPALADRNRFPTFFRTHPSATVHNPTRIKVMQKYGWSRVAIIQQAEEVFISTVEDLEVRCKEAGIEIVTRQSFLTDPTDAVRNLKRQDARIIVGLFYVVAARRVLCEIYKNNLYGKSYVWFFIGWYEDGWYEQHLEEEGLNCSRQEMRQAAEGHLTTEALMWNKDKEKTISGMTAGDFRLRLNQALIDQGYENQSTPVGYQEAPLAYDAIWSVALALNKTMETLKAIGRSIEEFTYTNKFIADELYKAMNATQFLGVSGRVAFSTDGDRIAWTQVEQMVEGRYVKLGYFDVQTDNLTWFNKEQWIAGKVPQDRTIVRRQLRTVSLGLFISMCTISAVGTIWALFLLIFTFIHRHRRSIHLAHPACNNITLVGIIVCLSSIVLLGLDGQFVSEEQFPAICGLRAWCLSLGFTLAYGAMFSKIWRVHRLTTKTKIENKVRKRVEPWKLYVMVGSFVVVDIIVLSVWQGVDPLQRTLEVFPLEVPKDTVEDIKIKPELEHCESKHNTLWLGLLYGYKGLLLIFGLFLAYETRSVKLKQINDSRLVGMSIYNVVVLCLITAPVTLVISAQQDAAFAFVSLAIIFCCFLSMALVFVPKIVEVVRHPGERVESTGDSAPSKEEEERYQKLMQENEDMQRLIAEKEEKIRLLKLKLQERAAIRAREQASENHVLTGEEPIQMRLRPGERCQETSFHEERPPLRRDPGYPSCTAVAC, encoded by the exons ATGAAG GTCTCGGTAATAGCATGGATCTGGACGCTGGCGGTGACATTCATAGCGGGAGTCATCGGAGGCGGCGAGCGACTCTTAAACATCGGTGGCATTTTCCCCATCATGGGCTCCGGAGGATGGCAGGGAGGGCAG GCTTGTCAACCGGCCGCCATGTTGGCCTTAGAAGACGTAAACAAACGCCCCGACCTCCTTCCTGGATATAAATTGCATCTGGCCTGGAACGACTCTCTG TGCGAACCTGGCCTAGGAGCAGCTGTTATGTACGACCTATTGTACAATCCTCCCACTAAACTGATGCTTCTTGGAGGATGTTCCACTGTGTGCACGACCATAGCAGAAGCAGCCAAGATGTGGAACCTTGTTGTG CTGTCGTATGGGTCCAGTTCACCTGCTCTGGCCGACCGAAACCGCTTCCCGACCTTCTTCCGAACGCACCCCTCAGCCACCGTTCACAATCCGACTCGAATTAAAGTGATGCAGAAATATGGTTGGTCCCGCGTTGCTATTATACAGCAGGCAGAAGAAGTCTTCATTTCG ACGGTGGAAGACCTCGAAGTCCGTTGCAAGGAGGCGGGAATCGAGATTGTAACTCGCCAGAGCTTTCTGACAGATCCCACAGACGCCGTCAGAAACCTTAAACGTCAGGATGCCAGAATTATCGTCGGCCTCTTCTACGTGGTGGCTGCTAGGCGCGTCTTGTGCGAGATCTACAAGAACAATCTCTACGGAAAGAGCTACGTCTGGTTCTTCATTG GGTGGTACGAAGACGGCTGGTACGAGCAGCACCTGGAGGAGGAGGGACTCAATTGCTCTCGGCAGGAGATGCGGCAGGCAGCCGAAGGACACCTCACGACAGAGGCTCTCATGTGGAACAAGGATAAAGAGAAGACTATTTCCGGCATG actgCAGGAGACTTCCGCCTTAGGCTTAACCAGGCCTTGATCGACCAGGGTTACGAAAATCAAAGTACACCTGTAGGATATCAG GAAGCACCTCTGGCTTATGACGCCATCTGGAGCGTGGCTTTAGCACTGAACAAGACGATGGAGACGTTGAAAGCCATAGGGAGGTCTATAGAAGAGTTTACTTATACGAATAAATTCATAGCGGACGAGCTCTACAAGGCCATGAATGCCACCCAGTTCCTAGGTGTTTCT GGTCGAGTGGCTTTTAGCACCGACGGTGACAGAATCGCCTGGACGCAGGTCGAACAGATGGTCGAGGGTCGATACGTCAAGCTGGGCTATTTCGACGTTCAGACGGATAACCTGACTTGGTTCAATAAGGAGCAATGGATCG CCGGGAAGGTCCCTCAAGACCGCACCATAGTCAGACGCCAGCTGCGCACTGTATCACTGGGACTCTTCATAAGCATGTGCACTATAAGCGCTGTTGGAACCATATGGGCCCTCTTTCTGCTCATATTCACCTTCATTCACAGGCACCGAAG ATCCATCCATCTCGCCCACCCTGCCTGTAATAACATCACTCTGGTGGGCATCATCGTGTGCCTGAGCTCCATAGTTCTCCTGGGACTCGATGGTCAGTTCGTGAGCGAGGAGCAATTTCCCGCCATTTGCGGACTCCGAGCCTGGTGTCTGTCACTCGGGTTCACTCTGGCCTACGGTGCCATGTTTTCGAAGATTTGGCGCGTGCACAGACTCACGACCAAAACCAAGATCGAAAACAAGGTACGGAAG CGTGTTGAGCCCTGGAAACTCTACGTCATGGTGGGAAGTTTCGTTGTCGTGGACATCATAGTTCTCAGCGTGTGGCAGGGAGTGGACCCCTTGCAGAGGACCCTCGAAGTGTTCCCCCTGGAGGTACCGAAGGACACCGTGGAGGACATCAAGATCAAACCTGAACTGGAACACTGTGAGAGTAAACATAATACCCTCTGGCTAG GTCTTCTTTATGGATACAAGGGCCTCCTGttgattttcgggcttttcctgGCTTATGAAACTCGCAGCGTTAAGCTTAAGCAAATCAACGATTCCAGGCTG GTTGGAATGAGCATCTATAATGTGGTAGTGTTGTGCCTGATCACAGCACCTGTAACCCTGGTCATCTCGGCTCAACAAGACGCTGCGTTCGCTTTTGTTTCATTGGCCATCATCTTCTGTTGCTTCCTGTCCATGGCCCTTGTCTTTGTCCCAAAG ATCGTGGAAGTTGTTCGCCATCCCGGAGAACGCGTGGAGTCTACAGGTGACAGTGCCCCaagcaaagaagaggaagaacgtTATCAGAAACTCATGCAGGAAAACGAAGATATGCAGCGTCTGATAGCAGAG aaagaagagaagatCCGTCTCCTAAAACTGAAACTCCAAGAGCGAGCCGCCATCAGAGCACGAGAGCAAGCATCCGAAAATCACGTCCTGACCGGGGAGGAACCAATACAGATGCGCCTCAGGCCAG GAGAGCGCTGTCAGGAGACCTCTTTCCACGAGGAGCGTCCACCACTCAGGAGAGACCCAGGCTACCCGAGTTGCACAGCCGTGGCGTGCTGA
- the GABA-B-R1 gene encoding gamma-aminobutyric acid type B receptor subunit 1 isoform X8: protein MKVSVIAWIWTLAVTFIAGVIGGGERLLNIGGIFPIMGSGGWQGGQACQPAAMLALEDVNKRPDLLPGYKLHLAWNDSLCEPGLGAAVMYDLLYNPPTKLMLLGGCSTVCTTIAEAAKMWNLVVLSYGSSSPALADRNRFPTFFRTHPSATVHNPTRIKVMQKYGWSRVAIIQQAEEVFISTVEDLEVRCKEAGIEIVTRQSFLTDPTDAVRNLKRQDARIIVGLFYVVAARRVLCEIYKNNLYGKSYVWFFIGWYEDGWYEQHLEEEGLNCSRQEMRQAAEGHLTTEALMWNKDKEKTISGMTAGDFRLRLNQALIDQGYENQSTPVGYQEAPLAYDAIWSVALALNKTMETLKAIGRSIEEFTYTNKFIADELYKAMNATQFLGVSGRVAFSTDGDRIAWTQVEQMVEGRYVKLGYFDVQTDNLTWFNKEQWIAGKVPQDRTIVRRQLRTVSLGLFISMCTISAVGTIWALFLLIFTFIHRHRRSIHLAHPACNNITLVGIIVCLSSIVLLGLDGQFVSEEQFPAICGLRAWCLSLGFTLAYGAMFSKIWRVHRLTTKTKIENKRVEPWKLYVMVGSFVVVDIIVLSVWQGVDPLQRTLEVFPLEVPKDTVEDIKIKPELEHCESKHNTLWLGLLYGYKGLLLIFGLFLAYETRSVKLKQINDSRLVGMSIYNVVVLCLITAPVTLVISAQQDAAFAFVSLAIIFCCFLSMALVFVPKIVEVVRHPGERVESTGDSAPSKEEEERYQKLMQENEDMQRLIAEKEEKIRLLKLKLQERAAIRAREQASENHVLTGEEPIQMRLRPGERCQETSFHEERPPLRRDPGYPSCTAVAC from the exons ATGAAG GTCTCGGTAATAGCATGGATCTGGACGCTGGCGGTGACATTCATAGCGGGAGTCATCGGAGGCGGCGAGCGACTCTTAAACATCGGTGGCATTTTCCCCATCATGGGCTCCGGAGGATGGCAGGGAGGGCAG GCTTGTCAACCGGCCGCCATGTTGGCCTTAGAAGACGTAAACAAACGCCCCGACCTCCTTCCTGGATATAAATTGCATCTGGCCTGGAACGACTCTCTG TGCGAACCTGGCCTAGGAGCAGCTGTTATGTACGACCTATTGTACAATCCTCCCACTAAACTGATGCTTCTTGGAGGATGTTCCACTGTGTGCACGACCATAGCAGAAGCAGCCAAGATGTGGAACCTTGTTGTG CTGTCGTATGGGTCCAGTTCACCTGCTCTGGCCGACCGAAACCGCTTCCCGACCTTCTTCCGAACGCACCCCTCAGCCACCGTTCACAATCCGACTCGAATTAAAGTGATGCAGAAATATGGTTGGTCCCGCGTTGCTATTATACAGCAGGCAGAAGAAGTCTTCATTTCG ACGGTGGAAGACCTCGAAGTCCGTTGCAAGGAGGCGGGAATCGAGATTGTAACTCGCCAGAGCTTTCTGACAGATCCCACAGACGCCGTCAGAAACCTTAAACGTCAGGATGCCAGAATTATCGTCGGCCTCTTCTACGTGGTGGCTGCTAGGCGCGTCTTGTGCGAGATCTACAAGAACAATCTCTACGGAAAGAGCTACGTCTGGTTCTTCATTG GGTGGTACGAAGACGGCTGGTACGAGCAGCACCTGGAGGAGGAGGGACTCAATTGCTCTCGGCAGGAGATGCGGCAGGCAGCCGAAGGACACCTCACGACAGAGGCTCTCATGTGGAACAAGGATAAAGAGAAGACTATTTCCGGCATG actgCAGGAGACTTCCGCCTTAGGCTTAACCAGGCCTTGATCGACCAGGGTTACGAAAATCAAAGTACACCTGTAGGATATCAG GAAGCACCTCTGGCTTATGACGCCATCTGGAGCGTGGCTTTAGCACTGAACAAGACGATGGAGACGTTGAAAGCCATAGGGAGGTCTATAGAAGAGTTTACTTATACGAATAAATTCATAGCGGACGAGCTCTACAAGGCCATGAATGCCACCCAGTTCCTAGGTGTTTCT GGTCGAGTGGCTTTTAGCACCGACGGTGACAGAATCGCCTGGACGCAGGTCGAACAGATGGTCGAGGGTCGATACGTCAAGCTGGGCTATTTCGACGTTCAGACGGATAACCTGACTTGGTTCAATAAGGAGCAATGGATCG CCGGGAAGGTCCCTCAAGACCGCACCATAGTCAGACGCCAGCTGCGCACTGTATCACTGGGACTCTTCATAAGCATGTGCACTATAAGCGCTGTTGGAACCATATGGGCCCTCTTTCTGCTCATATTCACCTTCATTCACAGGCACCGAAG ATCCATCCATCTCGCCCACCCTGCCTGTAATAACATCACTCTGGTGGGCATCATCGTGTGCCTGAGCTCCATAGTTCTCCTGGGACTCGATGGTCAGTTCGTGAGCGAGGAGCAATTTCCCGCCATTTGCGGACTCCGAGCCTGGTGTCTGTCACTCGGGTTCACTCTGGCCTACGGTGCCATGTTTTCGAAGATTTGGCGCGTGCACAGACTCACGACCAAAACCAAGATCGAAAACAAG CGTGTTGAGCCCTGGAAACTCTACGTCATGGTGGGAAGTTTCGTTGTCGTGGACATCATAGTTCTCAGCGTGTGGCAGGGAGTGGACCCCTTGCAGAGGACCCTCGAAGTGTTCCCCCTGGAGGTACCGAAGGACACCGTGGAGGACATCAAGATCAAACCTGAACTGGAACACTGTGAGAGTAAACATAATACCCTCTGGCTAG GTCTTCTTTATGGATACAAGGGCCTCCTGttgattttcgggcttttcctgGCTTATGAAACTCGCAGCGTTAAGCTTAAGCAAATCAACGATTCCAGGCTG GTTGGAATGAGCATCTATAATGTGGTAGTGTTGTGCCTGATCACAGCACCTGTAACCCTGGTCATCTCGGCTCAACAAGACGCTGCGTTCGCTTTTGTTTCATTGGCCATCATCTTCTGTTGCTTCCTGTCCATGGCCCTTGTCTTTGTCCCAAAG ATCGTGGAAGTTGTTCGCCATCCCGGAGAACGCGTGGAGTCTACAGGTGACAGTGCCCCaagcaaagaagaggaagaacgtTATCAGAAACTCATGCAGGAAAACGAAGATATGCAGCGTCTGATAGCAGAG aaagaagagaagatCCGTCTCCTAAAACTGAAACTCCAAGAGCGAGCCGCCATCAGAGCACGAGAGCAAGCATCCGAAAATCACGTCCTGACCGGGGAGGAACCAATACAGATGCGCCTCAGGCCAG GAGAGCGCTGTCAGGAGACCTCTTTCCACGAGGAGCGTCCACCACTCAGGAGAGACCCAGGCTACCCGAGTTGCACAGCCGTGGCGTGCTGA